In the genome of Drosophila yakuba strain Tai18E2 chromosome 3R, Prin_Dyak_Tai18E2_2.1, whole genome shotgun sequence, one region contains:
- the LOC6535579 gene encoding testis-specific serine/threonine-protein kinase 1, which produces MSKYTSSAGNRQLGTRHSDVDALAQRGYNVGHKIGEGSYATVITAGYADDNGHGVHLACKIIDKAKAPTDFVNKFFPRELEILTKIDHSNIIQIHSILQRGPKIFIFMRYAENGDLLSHIKKSGPIDEKQSKIWFLQMSKALKYLHNLDIAHRDLKCENILLSKRLNIKLADFGFARYCRDDNGREMKSETYCGSAAYAAPEVVCGRPYDPKLADAWSLGVILFIMMNAKMPFDDSNLTKLLEDQRNRKFAFRRKLQELISAQAKATVSVLLEPEAHARWNLREILNCAWLRSVEESQSSTP; this is translated from the coding sequence ATGTCCAAATACACTTCCAGCGCTGGGAACCGACAGTTGGGTACTCGACACTCGGATGTGGATGCACTGGCTCAGAGGGGCTACAATGTGGGTCACAAGATCGGCGAGGGGTCATATGCCACTGTTATAACCGCCGGTTATGCCGATGATAATGGACATGGAGTACATTTGGCTTGTAAAATCATTGACAAAGCCAAGGCGCCCACCGATTTCGTGAATAAGTTCTTTCCGCGCGAACTGGAGATCCTCACCAAGATCGATCATTCCAACATCATACAGATCCATAGCATACTGCAGCGGGGTCCCAAGATCTTCATCTTTATGCGTTACGCGGAGAATGGTGATTTGCTGTCGCACATCAAAAAATCCGGTCCCATTGATGAGAAGCAGTCAAAGATCTGGTTCCTGCAGATGTCCAAGGCACTGAAGTATCTGCACAACCTGGACATTGCCCATCGGGATCTCAAGTGCGAGAACATTCTTCTCTCCAAGCGGCTCAACATCAAACTGGCGGATTTCGGATTTGCTCGCTATTGTCGCGACGATAATGGCCGGGAGATGAAATCTGAGACGTACTGCGGATCGGCTGCCTATGCTGCACCGGAAGTAGTTTGTGGACGACCATATGATCCAAAACTAGCAGACGCCTGGTCCTTGGGAGTCATTCTGTTCATCATGATGAATGCCAAGATGCCGTTCGACGACAGCAACTTGACCAAATTGCTGGAGGATCAGCGCAACCGCAAGTTTGCCTTTCGCCGGAAGCTGCAGGAATTGATTTCGGCCCAGGCCAAGGCTACTGTTTCAGTGCTCCTGGAGCCGGAGGCACATGCTCGCTGGAATCTGCGCGAGATTCTTAACTGCGCCTGGCTGCGATCCGTCGAGGAATCCCAATCGTCCACTCCCTAG
- the LOC6535581 gene encoding U-Kazal-Dg21.2: protein MRGSSKLSLTLALAFMLCWLGYTHGQVQDDLFRCNVQYKCSDVKELAWAIADERCYVFHNNCLLKVEQCARKNSGRSELIETTREICKPSCTKDCPDIYDPVCAQIFQEEYLTFSNECEMRNYICTNERPYSFLAVGECVEQPVG from the exons ATGCGCGGAAGCAGCAAGCTGTCTTTGACCTTGGCTTTGGCCTTCATGCTCTGTTGGCTGGGATACACCCACGGGCAAGTCCAGGACGACCTCTTCCGGTGCAATGTGCAGTACAAATGCTCCGATGTGAAAGAGTTGGCTTGGGCCATCGCAGACGAACGGTGTTATGTCTTTCACAACAATTGTCTGCTGAAGGTGGAGCAATGCGCCCGTAAAAACAGCGGAAGATCGGAGCTTATTGAAACCACCCGGGAGATTTGCAAGCCAAGCTGCACCAAGGATTGCCCGGATATCTACGACCCAGTCTGTGCGCAGATCTTCCAGGAGGAGTACTTAACTTTTAGTAACGAGTGCGAGATGCGAAACTATATTTGCACAAATGAGAGGC CTTATTCCTTTTTGGCCGTCGGTGAATGCGTGGAACAGCCAGTTGGTTAA